The following are from one region of the Pseudomonas putida genome:
- a CDS encoding DNA-3-methyladenine glycosylase, translating to MPALPDSFFDRDAQTLAKALLGKVIRHRQGNLWLAARIIETEAYYLTDKGSHASLGYTEKRKALFLDGGHIYMYYARGGDSLNFSAHGPGNAVLIKSAYPWLDARSGPNSLAQMQLNNPDASGNLRPAERLCAGQTLLCRALGLKVPHWDAQRFDAERLYVEDCGNAVPRIIQAARLGIPQGRDEHLPYRFVDAEYARFCTRNPLRRGQVEGHDFFILEQGS from the coding sequence ATGCCAGCCTTGCCCGACAGTTTTTTCGACCGCGACGCCCAGACCCTGGCCAAGGCCCTGCTGGGCAAAGTCATCCGCCATCGCCAAGGCAATCTGTGGCTGGCTGCGCGCATCATCGAGACCGAGGCCTACTACCTCACCGACAAAGGCAGCCACGCCTCGCTCGGCTACACCGAAAAACGCAAGGCGCTGTTCCTCGATGGCGGGCACATCTATATGTACTACGCGCGCGGCGGCGACTCATTGAACTTCAGCGCCCACGGGCCGGGTAACGCGGTGCTGATCAAGTCCGCCTATCCTTGGCTGGACGCCCGCTCGGGGCCGAACAGCCTGGCACAGATGCAACTGAACAACCCCGATGCCAGCGGCAACCTCCGCCCGGCCGAGCGCCTGTGCGCCGGCCAGACCTTGCTGTGCCGGGCCCTGGGCCTGAAGGTGCCGCACTGGGACGCCCAGCGTTTCGACGCCGAGCGCCTGTACGTGGAGGATTGCGGCAATGCCGTGCCACGGATTATCCAGGCCGCCCGCCTGGGCATCCCGCAGGGACGCGACGAGCACCTGCCCTACCGGTTCGTCGATGCCGAATATGCCCGTTTCTGCACACGAAACCCGTTACGTCGCGGCCAGGTCGAAGGCCACGATTTCTTCATTCTCGAACAAGGAAGCTGA
- a CDS encoding bifunctional DedA family/phosphatase PAP2 family protein has protein sequence MGQWLDSLTGWLSANPQWLGLAIFLVACIECLAIAGIIVPGTVLLFAVAVLAGNGAFSLGETLLLGFLGGLVGDAVSYTVGKYFHQNIRRLPLLRHHPEWIGSAEAYFQRYGIASLLVGRFIGPLRPMLPMVAGMFDMPLPRFIAVSLVAGAGWAVAYLLPGWATGAAMRLPLPEGFWLDAGIIAGTLAVIIGLSLNTSLRDQRHGTRLIAGMSFLALAAVFLGWPYLHEFDQGVMTLVQEHRSQAIDGAVVLVTRLGDFRTQLFLGGLLTGLLLLARQWRHAMFAAGALMGTALANGTLKWLFARARPEVLSDPLTSYSMPSGHSSASFAFFLVMAVLAGRGQPPRMRLTWVMLGCIPALAIALSRVYLGAHWPTDILAGALLACCVCALSLTLVQRHQTLPALPLRVWWLVLPACVALLAFFAMHALPQALLRYQY, from the coding sequence ATGGGCCAATGGCTCGACAGCCTGACCGGCTGGCTCAGCGCCAACCCGCAGTGGCTTGGCCTGGCGATTTTCCTGGTGGCCTGCATCGAGTGCCTGGCCATTGCCGGCATCATCGTGCCAGGCACCGTGCTGCTGTTCGCCGTCGCGGTACTGGCCGGTAATGGCGCCTTCAGCCTGGGCGAAACGTTACTGCTGGGCTTTCTCGGTGGCCTGGTGGGCGATGCCGTGTCGTACACGGTGGGCAAGTATTTCCACCAGAACATTCGCCGCTTGCCCCTGCTGCGCCACCATCCGGAATGGATCGGCAGCGCCGAGGCCTATTTCCAGCGCTATGGCATCGCCAGTCTGCTGGTAGGGCGCTTCATCGGGCCGCTGCGGCCGATGCTGCCGATGGTTGCCGGCATGTTCGACATGCCGCTGCCGCGCTTTATCGCCGTCAGCCTGGTGGCCGGGGCCGGCTGGGCGGTGGCCTACCTGCTGCCCGGCTGGGCTACCGGTGCAGCCATGCGTCTGCCCTTGCCGGAAGGCTTCTGGCTGGATGCCGGGATCATCGCCGGCACCCTGGCCGTCATCATCGGGCTGAGCCTGAACACCAGCCTTCGCGATCAACGCCACGGCACCCGGCTGATCGCTGGCATGAGCTTCCTTGCCTTGGCCGCGGTGTTCCTCGGCTGGCCCTACCTGCATGAATTCGATCAGGGTGTGATGACACTGGTTCAGGAGCACCGCAGCCAGGCCATCGATGGCGCCGTGGTGCTGGTGACCCGCCTGGGCGATTTCCGCACCCAGCTGTTCCTCGGCGGCCTGCTGACCGGCCTGCTGCTGCTTGCCCGACAGTGGCGACATGCCATGTTCGCTGCGGGGGCACTGATGGGGACGGCGCTTGCAAACGGTACGCTGAAATGGCTGTTCGCCCGTGCCCGGCCGGAAGTGCTGAGCGATCCGTTGACCAGCTACAGCATGCCCAGCGGGCACAGCTCGGCGTCATTTGCGTTCTTCCTGGTGATGGCGGTGCTGGCCGGGCGCGGGCAACCGCCGCGGATGCGCCTCACCTGGGTGATGCTGGGTTGCATTCCGGCACTGGCGATTGCCCTGTCACGGGTGTATCTGGGGGCGCACTGGCCAACCGACATTCTCGCCGGGGCCCTGCTGGCGTGCTGCGTGTGTGCGCTCAGCCTGACACTGGTGCAGCGTCACCAGACGCTGCCTGCCTTGCCGCTGCGGGTGTGGTGGCTGGTGTTGCCGGCCTGTGTCGCGCTGCTGGCGTTCTTTGCAATGCATGCGCTGCCGCAGGCTTTGCTGCGGTATCAGTATTGA
- a CDS encoding LON peptidase substrate-binding domain-containing protein: MTLPLFPLNTVLFPGCFLDLQIFEARYLDMIGRCMKRGEGFGVVCILEGEQVGKAPPVVASIGCEALIRDFVQQDNGLLGIRVEGVRRFNLESTEVQRDQLLVGQVQWLPEQADSPLLEADEDLLALLVALGEHPMVEALDMPRPVDGRQALSNQLAYLLPFMEEDKLDLLSLDSPQERLGEIQKLLERIQGELFA; this comes from the coding sequence ATGACGCTACCGCTGTTTCCCCTCAATACCGTGCTGTTTCCCGGTTGTTTCCTGGATTTGCAGATTTTCGAGGCGCGCTACCTGGACATGATCGGGCGCTGCATGAAGCGGGGCGAAGGTTTTGGTGTGGTGTGCATCCTGGAAGGTGAGCAGGTCGGCAAGGCGCCGCCGGTGGTCGCCTCGATTGGCTGTGAGGCGCTGATCCGCGATTTCGTGCAGCAGGATAACGGCTTGCTGGGTATCCGGGTGGAAGGTGTGCGGCGCTTTAACCTGGAAAGCACCGAGGTGCAGAGGGACCAGTTGCTGGTGGGGCAGGTGCAATGGTTGCCGGAGCAGGCGGACAGCCCGTTGCTCGAAGCGGACGAAGACCTTCTGGCGTTGCTGGTGGCCCTGGGCGAGCACCCGATGGTCGAAGCTCTGGACATGCCGCGCCCGGTGGACGGGCGCCAGGCGTTGTCCAACCAGCTGGCGTACCTGCTGCCGTTCATGGAAGAGGACAAGCTGGATTTGCTCAGCCTCGACTCGCCACAGGAGCGGTTGGGCGAGATCCAGAAGCTGCTGGAGCGGATTCAGGGAGAGCTGTTTGCCTGA
- a CDS encoding LrgB family protein: MMLDWQGALDAVVHHPLFGIGITLGAYQLVLAAYEKTRWIFLQPVLVSMLLVIGVLLVCGIDYSEYRKSTEILNILLGPATVALAVPLYLNLRRIRQLFWPTFTTLVVGGLFATLCCLLLGWWFGAEHMILMTMAPKSVTSPIAMLVAEQIGGVAALAAVFVLITGVIGAIFGPALLSRFGVHSPEARGMSLGVTAHAVGTSVALQESDECGAFAALAMSLMGVATAVFLPLAVSLVA, encoded by the coding sequence ATGATGCTCGACTGGCAAGGCGCGCTGGATGCGGTCGTTCATCATCCCTTGTTCGGTATCGGCATCACGCTTGGGGCCTATCAGCTGGTGCTGGCGGCCTACGAAAAGACCCGCTGGATTTTCCTGCAGCCGGTACTGGTGTCGATGTTGCTGGTGATCGGCGTGCTGCTAGTGTGTGGCATCGACTACAGCGAATACCGCAAAAGCACCGAAATCCTGAACATCCTGCTGGGGCCGGCCACCGTGGCCCTGGCCGTGCCGCTTTACCTCAACCTGCGGCGTATCCGGCAGCTGTTCTGGCCCACATTTACTACGCTGGTAGTCGGAGGCCTGTTCGCCACGCTGTGCTGCCTGTTGCTGGGCTGGTGGTTCGGTGCCGAGCACATGATCCTGATGACCATGGCGCCGAAGTCGGTGACCTCGCCGATTGCCATGCTGGTGGCCGAACAGATTGGCGGCGTGGCGGCCCTGGCGGCGGTATTCGTGCTGATTACCGGCGTGATCGGAGCCATCTTCGGCCCGGCGCTGCTGAGCCGTTTTGGTGTGCACAGCCCCGAGGCGCGCGGCATGTCGCTGGGCGTGACCGCGCACGCGGTGGGCACTTCGGTGGCCCTGCAGGAAAGTGACGAATGCGGCGCCTTTGCCGCGCTGGCGATGAGCCTGATGGGGGTGGCCACGGCGGTGTTCCTGCCGCTGGCGGTCAGCCTGGTGGCTTGA
- a CDS encoding CidA/LrgA family protein: MLLRGLTWLVLFQLVGTAINHLLVPFLPGPIIGLLLLLCFLMARGEVGKPLNEAASSLLRYLPLLLVPPAVGVMVYARDIAADFWAIAGALLISCLVTLVFVGVLMQKLIHRQGRREEQP, translated from the coding sequence ATGCTGTTGCGTGGTTTGACCTGGCTGGTGCTGTTCCAACTGGTGGGTACGGCAATCAACCACCTGTTGGTGCCGTTTCTGCCGGGGCCGATCATCGGCCTGTTGCTGCTGTTATGCTTCCTCATGGCCCGTGGTGAGGTGGGCAAACCGCTGAACGAAGCCGCCAGCAGCCTGCTGCGTTACCTGCCGCTGTTGCTGGTACCGCCGGCTGTGGGGGTGATGGTGTATGCCAGGGACATCGCCGCCGACTTCTGGGCCATAGCCGGTGCCTTGCTGATTTCCTGCCTGGTGACCCTGGTGTTCGTCGGCGTGTTGATGCAAAAGCTTATCCACCGCCAGGGCCGGCGTGAGGAGCAGCCATGA
- a CDS encoding MaoC family dehydratase has translation MPYVPVTELSQYVGKELGRSAWLKIDQQRINLFAEATGDFQFIHVDPEKAAKTPFGSTIAHGFLTLSLIPKLIEDILILPQGLKMVVNYGLDSVRFIQPVKVDSQVRLKVDLAEATEKRPGQWLLKAIATLEIDGEEKPAYIAESLSLCFV, from the coding sequence ATGCCCTATGTACCGGTTACAGAGCTTTCGCAGTACGTTGGTAAGGAACTGGGCCGCTCGGCCTGGCTGAAGATCGACCAGCAGCGCATCAACCTGTTCGCCGAGGCGACGGGTGATTTCCAGTTCATCCATGTCGACCCGGAAAAGGCGGCGAAAACCCCGTTTGGCAGCACGATAGCCCACGGTTTCCTGACGTTGTCGCTGATTCCCAAGCTGATCGAGGACATCCTGATACTGCCGCAAGGGCTGAAGATGGTAGTGAACTACGGCCTGGACAGCGTGCGGTTCATCCAGCCGGTCAAGGTCGACAGCCAGGTACGGCTCAAGGTAGACCTGGCCGAGGCGACAGAGAAGAGACCGGGGCAGTGGTTGCTCAAGGCGATTGCCACGCTGGAGATCGACGGTGAAGAGAAGCCTGCTTATATAGCTGAGTCGCTTTCCCTCTGCTTTGTCTGA
- the prmA gene encoding 50S ribosomal protein L11 methyltransferase has translation MPWLQVRLAISPEQAETYEDALLEVGAVSVTFMDAEDQPIFEPDLNTTPLWSHTHLLALFEADAEPEQVFSHLRLLTGAELPEHQAEVIEDQDWERSWMDNFQPMRFGRRLWIVPSWHEAPEQDAVNLLLDPGLAFGTGTHPTTALCLEWLDGQQLEGTQVLDFGCGSGILAIAALLLGAREAVGTDIDVQAIEASRDNAQRNGIADDKLALYLPEHMPAMQADVLVANILAGPLVSLAPQLSGLVRPGGLLALSGILAEQGEEVAAAYAADFELDPIVVRDGWVRISGRRR, from the coding sequence ATGCCCTGGCTGCAAGTACGCCTGGCCATCAGCCCGGAACAAGCCGAAACCTACGAAGACGCCCTGCTCGAAGTGGGTGCTGTCTCGGTCACGTTCATGGATGCCGAGGATCAACCGATCTTCGAGCCAGACCTCAACACCACTCCGCTGTGGTCGCATACCCACCTGCTAGCCCTGTTCGAGGCCGATGCCGAGCCCGAGCAGGTGTTCTCCCACCTGCGCCTGCTGACCGGTGCCGAACTGCCCGAGCACCAGGCCGAGGTGATCGAGGATCAGGACTGGGAACGCAGCTGGATGGACAACTTCCAGCCAATGCGCTTCGGCCGCCGCCTGTGGATCGTGCCCAGCTGGCACGAGGCCCCGGAACAGGACGCGGTAAACCTGCTGCTTGACCCGGGCCTGGCGTTCGGCACCGGCACCCACCCGACCACAGCCTTGTGCCTGGAATGGCTCGACGGCCAGCAGCTCGAAGGCACCCAGGTGCTGGACTTCGGCTGCGGCTCGGGCATCCTGGCGATTGCCGCGCTGCTGCTGGGCGCCCGCGAGGCGGTCGGTACCGACATCGATGTGCAGGCCATCGAGGCTTCGCGCGACAACGCCCAGCGCAACGGCATCGCCGACGACAAGCTGGCGCTGTACCTGCCCGAGCACATGCCGGCCATGCAGGCCGATGTACTGGTCGCCAACATCCTCGCCGGCCCGCTGGTGTCGCTGGCACCGCAACTGTCCGGCCTGGTCCGCCCAGGTGGCCTGCTGGCGCTGTCGGGTATCCTCGCCGAACAAGGTGAGGAAGTGGCCGCCGCGTATGCCGCCGACTTCGAGCTGGACCCGATCGTCGTGCGCGACGGCTGGGTACGCATCAGTGGTCGCCGCCGTTAA
- the fis gene encoding DNA-binding transcriptional regulator Fis, with translation MTMMTETFVSGTTPVSDNANLKQHLNTPSEEGQTLRDSVEKALHNYFAHLEGATVTDVYNLVLSEVEAPLLESVMNYVKGNQTKASEMLGLNRGTLRKKLKQYDLL, from the coding sequence ATGACGATGATGACCGAGACATTTGTGAGTGGAACAACGCCCGTGAGCGACAACGCCAACCTGAAACAGCACCTCAACACGCCGAGCGAAGAGGGCCAGACCCTTCGCGACAGCGTCGAGAAGGCGCTGCACAACTACTTCGCCCACCTGGAAGGCGCGACCGTGACGGACGTGTACAACCTGGTGCTCTCCGAAGTCGAGGCGCCCCTGCTCGAAAGCGTGATGAACTACGTGAAGGGCAACCAGACCAAGGCCAGCGAGATGCTCGGGCTGAACCGAGGCACCCTGCGCAAGAAGCTCAAACAGTACGACTTGTTGTAA
- the purH gene encoding bifunctional phosphoribosylaminoimidazolecarboxamide formyltransferase/IMP cyclohydrolase — MTDQTTRLPVRRALISVSDKTGILEFARELQQLGVEILSTGGTYKLLKDNGVNAVEVADYTGFAEMMDGRVKTLHPKIHGGILGRRGTDDAIMNEHGIKPIDLVAVNLYPFEATIAKPGCDLPTAIENIDIGGPTMVRSAAKNHKDVAIVVNASDYAGIVEGLKAGGLTYAQRFDLMLKAFEHTAAYDGMIANYMGTIDQAKETLSTEGRSEFPRTFNSQFVKAQEMRYGENPHQSAAFYVEAKKGEASVSTAIQLQGKELSFNNVADTDAALECVKSFVKPACVIVKHANPCGVAVVPEDEGGIRKAYDLAYATDTESAFGGIIAFNRELDGETAKAIVDRQFVEVIIAPKISQAARDVVAAKQNVRLLECGEWPAERAAGWDFKRVNGGLLVQSRDIGMITADDLKIVTKRAPTEQEIHDLVFAWKVAKFVKSNAIVYAKQRQTIGVGAGQMSRVNSARIAAIKAEHAGLQVQGAVMASDAFFPFRDGIDNAAKVGISAVIQPGGSMRDAEVIAAADEAGIAMVFTGMRHFRH; from the coding sequence ATGACCGACCAGACTACCCGCCTGCCAGTCCGCCGCGCCCTGATCAGCGTCTCCGACAAGACCGGTATCCTCGAATTCGCCCGTGAGCTGCAGCAGCTCGGTGTCGAGATCCTGTCCACCGGCGGCACCTACAAGCTGCTCAAGGACAACGGCGTCAACGCGGTGGAAGTGGCCGACTACACCGGCTTTGCCGAAATGATGGATGGCCGGGTCAAGACCCTGCACCCGAAAATCCACGGCGGCATCCTCGGCCGTCGCGGCACCGACGACGCCATCATGAACGAGCACGGCATCAAGCCGATCGACCTGGTAGCGGTAAACCTGTACCCGTTCGAAGCGACCATTGCCAAGCCTGGCTGTGACCTGCCGACCGCCATCGAGAACATCGACATCGGCGGCCCGACCATGGTCCGTTCGGCTGCCAAGAACCACAAGGACGTGGCCATCGTGGTTAATGCCAGCGACTACGCCGGCATCGTCGAAGGCCTCAAGGCCGGCGGCCTGACCTATGCCCAGCGCTTCGACCTGATGCTCAAGGCGTTCGAACACACCGCTGCCTACGACGGCATGATCGCCAACTACATGGGCACCATCGACCAGGCCAAAGAGACCTTGAGCACTGAAGGCCGCAGCGAGTTCCCGCGCACCTTCAACAGCCAGTTCGTCAAGGCCCAGGAAATGCGCTATGGCGAGAACCCGCACCAGAGCGCGGCGTTCTACGTAGAAGCGAAGAAAGGCGAAGCGAGCGTTTCCACTGCCATCCAGCTGCAGGGCAAGGAACTGTCGTTCAACAACGTGGCCGACACCGACGCCGCACTGGAGTGCGTGAAGAGCTTCGTCAAGCCGGCCTGCGTGATCGTCAAGCACGCCAACCCGTGCGGCGTGGCCGTGGTGCCAGAAGACGAAGGCGGCATCCGCAAGGCCTACGATCTGGCCTACGCCACCGACACCGAGTCGGCGTTCGGCGGCATCATCGCCTTCAACCGCGAACTGGATGGCGAAACCGCCAAGGCCATCGTCGACCGCCAGTTCGTCGAAGTGATCATCGCCCCGAAAATCTCCCAGGCCGCCCGCGACGTGGTTGCCGCCAAGCAGAACGTACGCCTGCTGGAATGCGGCGAGTGGCCAGCCGAGCGCGCTGCCGGTTGGGACTTCAAGCGCGTCAACGGTGGCCTGCTGGTGCAGAGCCGCGATATCGGCATGATCACTGCCGATGACCTGAAGATCGTCACCAAGCGTGCGCCGACCGAGCAAGAGATCCACGACCTGGTGTTTGCCTGGAAAGTGGCCAAGTTCGTCAAGTCCAACGCCATTGTCTACGCCAAGCAGCGCCAGACCATCGGCGTCGGCGCCGGCCAGATGAGCCGCGTCAACTCCGCGCGCATTGCAGCAATCAAGGCCGAGCATGCCGGCCTGCAAGTGCAGGGCGCCGTCATGGCGTCGGATGCCTTCTTCCCGTTCCGTGATGGCATCGACAACGCGGCTAAAGTGGGTATCAGCGCCGTGATCCAGCCGGGTGGTTCGATGCGTGATGCCGAGGTGATTGCTGCCGCTGACGAAGCCGGCATCGCAATGGTGTTCACCGGTATGCGCCACTTCCGCCACTGA
- the purD gene encoding phosphoribosylamine--glycine ligase, whose translation MKVLIIGSGGREHALAWKVAQDPRVEKVFVAPGNAGTAIEPKCENVAIDVCALEQLADFAEKHVDLTIVGPEAPLVIGVVDLFRSRGLDCFGPTKGAAQLEGSKAFTKDFLARHKIPTADYQNFTEIEPALAYLQEKGAPIVIKADGLAAGKGVIVAMTLEEAEAAVRDMLAGNAFGDAGSRVVIEEFLDGEEASFIVMVDGQNVLPMATSQDHKRVGDQDTGPNTGGMGAYSPAPVVTAEVHQRVMDQVIWPTVRGMAEEGNVYTGFLYAGLMIDKAGNPKVIEFNCRFGDPETQPVMLRLESSLVLLVEAAFAKALDKVEAQWDPRPSLGVVLAAGGYPGDYAKGDAIKGLDAAAKIEGKVFHAGTALKDGQVVTNGGRVLCATAMGSTVADAQQQAYRLAKEVSWNGSFYRTDIGYRAIARERGEHQQ comes from the coding sequence ATGAAAGTTTTGATCATCGGCAGCGGCGGCCGTGAGCACGCCCTGGCCTGGAAAGTCGCCCAGGACCCACGCGTCGAGAAAGTCTTCGTTGCCCCGGGCAACGCCGGCACCGCCATCGAGCCCAAGTGCGAGAACGTTGCCATCGACGTGTGCGCCCTGGAGCAACTGGCTGACTTCGCCGAGAAGCACGTCGACCTGACCATCGTCGGCCCGGAAGCGCCGCTGGTCATCGGCGTGGTCGACCTGTTCCGCAGCCGCGGCCTGGACTGCTTCGGCCCAACCAAGGGCGCGGCGCAGCTGGAAGGCTCCAAGGCCTTCACCAAAGACTTCCTGGCGCGTCACAAGATCCCCACCGCCGACTACCAGAATTTCACCGAAATCGAGCCGGCGCTGGCCTACCTGCAGGAAAAAGGTGCGCCGATCGTGATCAAGGCCGACGGCCTGGCCGCGGGCAAGGGCGTGATCGTCGCCATGACCCTGGAAGAAGCCGAAGCCGCCGTGCGTGACATGCTGGCCGGCAACGCCTTCGGCGATGCGGGTTCCCGCGTGGTCATCGAAGAGTTCCTCGACGGCGAGGAAGCCAGCTTCATCGTCATGGTCGACGGCCAGAACGTGCTGCCCATGGCCACAAGCCAGGACCACAAGCGCGTCGGCGACCAGGACACCGGCCCGAACACCGGCGGCATGGGTGCCTACTCGCCTGCCCCGGTGGTCACCGCCGAAGTGCACCAGCGCGTGATGGACCAGGTGATCTGGCCGACCGTGCGCGGCATGGCCGAGGAAGGCAACGTCTACACCGGCTTCCTTTACGCCGGCCTGATGATCGACAAGGCGGGCAACCCCAAAGTCATCGAGTTCAACTGCCGCTTCGGCGACCCAGAGACCCAGCCGGTCATGCTGCGCCTGGAGTCGAGCCTGGTCCTGCTGGTCGAGGCCGCGTTCGCCAAGGCGCTGGACAAAGTCGAAGCGCAGTGGGACCCGCGCCCGAGCCTGGGCGTGGTGCTGGCTGCCGGCGGTTACCCGGGCGACTACGCCAAGGGCGATGCGATCAAGGGCCTGGACGCTGCCGCGAAGATCGAAGGCAAGGTATTCCATGCCGGTACCGCGCTCAAGGATGGCCAAGTGGTCACCAACGGCGGTCGCGTCCTGTGTGCCACCGCCATGGGCAGCACTGTTGCCGACGCACAGCAGCAGGCTTACCGCCTGGCCAAGGAAGTAAGCTGGAACGGCAGCTTCTACCGCACCGACATCGGCTACCGGGCCATTGCCCGCGAGCGCGGTGAGCACCAGCAGTAA